From the Vidua chalybeata isolate OUT-0048 chromosome 28, bVidCha1 merged haplotype, whole genome shotgun sequence genome, one window contains:
- the SFTPC gene encoding pulmonary surfactant-associated protein C — MDDSSKEALMEEAPPRYTESPRLPCIPHELKTLLLMVALVLVALVVVNVTFLLLGLHLSESHAETVLRMTIHGLDGDGTPQKLAMSKKERSGTFAVRDGLNASATVVYDYSKLLVGYRSWRQRACYITRVDKDNFPGLDAVTETFQRRQDEDAGDKAVPLADRSILGTTINILCSTVPVFWA, encoded by the exons ATGGACGACAGCTCCAAAGAGGCGCTGATGGAGGAGGCACCTCCG AGGTACACGGAGTCCCCGCGCCTGCCCTGCATCCCCCACGAGCTCAAGACCCTCTTGCTGATGGTGGCCCTCGTGCTGGTGGCCCTCGTGGTGGTCAACGtcaccttcctcctgctggggctgcacctcAGCGAGTCACACGCCGAGACG GTGTTGCGAATGACCATCCACGGGCTGGATGGCGACGGGACCCCCCAGAAGCTCGCCATGAGCAAGAAGGAGCGGAGCGGGACGTTCGCGGTGCGGGACGGGCTCAACGCCTCGGCCACGGTGGTGTACGACTACAGCAAG CTGCTGGTCGGCTACAGGTCCTGGCGTCAGCGCGCCTGCTACATCACCCGCGTGGACAAGGACAACTTCCCGGGGCTGGACGCTGTCACCGAGACCTTCCAGCGCCGGCAG GATGAGGACGCTGGGGACAAGGCCGTGCCCCTGGCTGACCGCTCCATCCTGGGCACCACCATCAACATCCTCTGCAGCACCGTCCCCGTGTTCTGGGCGTag
- the LGI3 gene encoding leucine-rich repeat LGI family member 3 — translation MELRRGRRMPRDQLPARLLLLLLAVAWLWQPAEGRRPPRPPPCPPSCSCTRDTAFCVDSKAVPKNLPPEIISLTMVNAAFTEIREAAFAHIPSLQFLLLNSNKFTLIGDNAFAGLSHLQYLFIENNDIQALSKATFRGLKSLTHLSLANNNLQTLPRDLFKPLDILSDLDLRGNTLACDCKIKWLVEWLESTNTTVPAVFCSSPGQFEGQRIRDLALGDFQCITTDFVMHQVLPFQAVSAEPFTYASDLYVALAQPSASSCSILKWDYVERKLRDFDRIPAHSAVHCKPIVAQEQLYVVVAQLFGGSYIYRWDTAVDKFIKIQDIDSQKIRKPNDIEAFQIEGDWYFVIADSSKAGSTSLYRLNQNGFYSHQALHAWHRDTDVEYVENDGKPRLIISSSSQAPVIYQWSRAQKQFVPQGEVGEMLDVQMVKHFRAKRDQFLCLSRYIGDSKVVRWEGQRFVEVQTLPSRGSMVMQPFAVGQRQYLALGSDFSFTHVYLWEEEKQKFAKFQELSVQAPRAFRAVPAADVQLLLAPSFKANTLVYRHVVVDLSL, via the exons ATGGAGCTGCGGCGCGGCAGGAGGATGCCGAGGGACCAGCTCCCTGctcgcctcctcctcctcctcctcgccgtGGCCTGGCTCTGGCAGCCGGCGGAGGGGCGGCGGCCCCCCCGGCCTCCCCCTTGCCCCCcgagctgctcctgcacccGGGACACGGCTTTTTGCGTGGACTCCAAGGCCGTGCCCAAAAACCTGCCCCCCGAGATCATCTCGCT GACCATGGTGAACGCGGCCTTCACGGAGATCCGCGAGGCGGCTTTCGCCCACATCCCCTCCCTGCAGTTCCT CCTCCTCAACTCCAACAAGTTCACGCTGATCGGGGACAACGCCTTCGCCGGGCTCTCGCACCTGCAGTACCT GTTCATTGAGAACAACGACATCCAGGCCCTTTCAAAGGCCACGTTCCGCGGGCTCAAGTCCCTGACGCACCT GTCCTTGGCCAACAACAACCTGCAGACGCTGCCACGGGACCTCTTCAAGCCTCTGGACATCCTGAGTGACCT GGACCTCCGTGGCAACACGCTGGCCTGTGACTGCAAGATCAAGTGGCTGGTGGAGTGGCTGGAGAGCACCAACACCACGGTCCCCGCCGTGTTCTGCAGCAGCCCCGGGCAGTTCGAGGGACAGCGGATCCGGGACCTGGCGCTCGGTGACTTCCAGTGCATCACCACGG atTTCGTGATGCACCAGGTCCTGCCCTTCCAGGCGGTGTCGGCCGAGCCCTTCACCTACGCCAGCGACCTGTAcgtggccctggcacagccgagcgccagcagctgctccatcctcaaGTGGGACTACGTGGAGCGCAAACTGCGCGACTTCGACCGCATCCCCG CTCACTCGGCGGTGCACTGCAAGCCCATCGTGGCGCAGGAGCAGCTCTACGTGGTGGTGGCGCAGCTCTTTGGTGGCTCCTACATCTACCGCTGGGACACGGCTGTGGACAAGTTCATCAAGATCCAGGACATCGACAGCCAGAAGATCCGCAAGCCCAACGACATCGAGGCCTTCCAGATCGAGGGCGACTGGTACTTCGTCATCGCCGACAGCTCCAAGGCGGGCTCCACCAGCCTCTACCGCCTCAACCAGAACGGGTTTTACTCCCACCAAGCCCTCCACGCCTGGCACCGCGACACCGACGTGGAATACGTGGAGAACGACGGCAAACCGCGGCTGAtcatctccagcagctcccaggcccCCGTCATCTACCAGTGGAGCCGGGCGCAGAAGCAATTCGTGCCGCAGGGCGAGGTGGGCGAGATGCTGGACGTGCAGATGGTCAAGCACTTCAGGGCCAAGCGGGACCAGTTCCTCTGCCTCAGCCGCTACATCGGCGACTCCAAGGTGGTGCGGTGGGAAGGGCAGCGCTTCGTGGAGGTGCAGACGCTGCCGTCGCGCGGCTCCATGGTGATGCAGCCCTTCGCCGTGGGGCAGCGGCAGTACCTGGCGCTGGGCAGCGACTTCTCCTTCACCCACGTGTACctgtgggaagaggagaagcagaagttCGCCAAGTTCCAGGAGCTGTCGGTGCAGGCGCCGCGGGCGTTCCGGGCGGTGCCGGCGGCCGacgtgcagctgctgctggcgcCCAGCTTCAAGGCCAACACGCTGGTGTACCGGCACGTGGTGGTGGACCTCAGCCTGTAG